From the Ruminiclostridium josui JCM 17888 genome, one window contains:
- a CDS encoding AIPR family protein, producing the protein MEKRIKELCEMFCGLPNGKPIVRNNQPNDAFCVYVYETLFRNLHRISEFNINNLDMISHCVVPPPDNGIDIFIEHVDGDELFYHIVQVKNTELAEHEIRNCFALMKRTISDYLKSPQNVHINLRTIISNTEFDETVSSENLYYYVVHAGNVNFMKNLRKNERIITLTELNILRGSKTIDCVPYETFTADNSNNFILYKYEDNLPNKPRAMLCNLSGYDLAQFSNKYINTELGRNILFGQNLRESLNKKSKTFKSMTTTIDVDPERFWYYNNGITIIAEEFNVIPSQETGSEIVVLNNFSIINGAQTVSTLGEYLKDSILDRDNVKLEKLKSVYVLTRIVEIKKDTGLRNHISIFNNTQNPISTRDMASNRPEQTKLRDWLSDNKQPRIYVEIRRGQNLPSNIRFHHHQKITNELLAQLAFSGFLKSPSIAKDKKSTIFNNDDSSNYNLNEYYHKIFNYDTESEEHGILFQKEKSEIDELLFLYYLHNETKKYLKNNYKSNIDSINTDIANGVREFDDSVKNEISRYKRLIEITNVCHFFNLSLIYEYKSQFDRRPEMDSYRTKTFDYTSFYNKNSDYRNNIIKNFASTFFQKTIKIIRDISSQTNITNWIRDKKSEGLFLDKLKDDLSLNNIECFEAYYDFIKNFKVKDWE; encoded by the coding sequence TTGGAGAAAAGAATTAAAGAATTATGTGAAATGTTTTGTGGATTGCCTAACGGTAAGCCCATCGTAAGAAATAACCAGCCTAATGATGCTTTTTGCGTCTATGTCTATGAAACCTTATTCCGTAACTTGCATAGAATTAGTGAATTCAACATTAATAACTTAGATATGATAAGCCATTGTGTAGTACCACCACCAGATAATGGAATAGACATTTTTATTGAACATGTAGACGGAGACGAACTCTTCTACCACATCGTTCAAGTTAAAAATACTGAATTGGCAGAACATGAAATTCGTAACTGTTTCGCCTTAATGAAAAGAACCATCTCAGATTACTTAAAAAGCCCCCAGAATGTACATATCAATTTAAGAACAATAATTTCAAATACAGAATTTGATGAAACTGTATCTAGTGAAAATCTCTATTATTATGTTGTACATGCTGGTAATGTTAATTTTATGAAGAATTTACGTAAGAATGAAAGAATAATAACCTTAACTGAACTGAACATATTAAGGGGTAGCAAAACAATTGATTGTGTCCCATACGAAACTTTTACAGCTGATAATTCTAACAACTTTATTCTTTACAAATATGAAGATAACTTACCCAACAAACCAAGAGCAATGTTGTGCAATCTTAGTGGATATGATTTGGCTCAGTTTTCAAACAAATATATAAACACTGAATTAGGTAGAAATATCTTATTTGGTCAAAACTTACGAGAATCACTTAACAAAAAATCTAAAACATTTAAGTCTATGACTACGACAATAGATGTAGACCCTGAAAGGTTTTGGTATTACAATAATGGAATTACAATTATAGCTGAAGAATTTAATGTTATACCATCCCAAGAGACAGGTTCTGAGATTGTAGTTCTTAATAATTTTTCAATCATAAATGGAGCTCAAACAGTGAGCACTTTAGGAGAATATCTGAAAGACTCCATTTTAGATAGAGATAATGTTAAGCTTGAGAAATTAAAAAGTGTATATGTTCTAACAAGAATTGTAGAGATAAAGAAAGATACTGGATTAAGAAATCACATCTCTATATTTAATAACACTCAGAATCCTATTTCAACAAGAGATATGGCATCTAATAGGCCTGAGCAAACGAAATTACGTGACTGGCTTTCAGATAATAAGCAACCAAGAATATATGTAGAAATCCGAAGAGGACAAAATCTTCCTTCAAATATAAGATTTCATCATCATCAAAAAATTACAAACGAATTATTGGCTCAATTAGCTTTTTCTGGCTTTCTTAAGTCACCATCAATTGCTAAAGATAAGAAAAGTACTATATTTAATAATGACGATTCATCTAATTATAACTTAAATGAGTATTATCATAAAATATTCAACTATGATACTGAATCAGAAGAACATGGTATCTTATTTCAAAAGGAAAAAAGTGAAATTGACGAGTTATTGTTTCTATATTATTTACACAATGAAACTAAGAAGTATCTAAAAAATAACTATAAGTCTAATATAGACTCAATTAATACTGATATTGCTAATGGTGTTAGAGAATTTGATGATAGTGTAAAAAATGAAATAAGCAGATATAAGAGGCTAATAGAAATAACTAATGTATGCCATTTCTTTAATCTAAGTCTGATATATGAATATAAATCTCAATTCGACCGAAGACCTGAAATGGATTCATATAGAACTAAAACCTTTGATTACACCAGTTTCTATAATAAGAATAGTGATTATCGTAATAATATAATAAAGAATTTTGCATCTACTTTCTTTCAAAAAACTATAAAAATTATTAGGGATATATCTTCACAAACTAATATTACAAACTGGATACGAGATAAGAAAAGTGAAGGTCTATTTTTGGATAAATTAAAAGATGACTTATCATTGAACAATATCGAATGCTTTGAGGCATATTATGATTTCATTAAAAATTTTAAAGTTAAGGATTGGGAATAA
- a CDS encoding recombinase family protein, with protein MANVYGYHRTSTTDQHLDRGITAINDYCKANNITLTEMFTDQQTGKNFNRPDYQAMKRIAKNKGDIIILSELDRLGRNKEDTLKELQHYKSLGVRVMIIEIPTTLIDYSKMDNSMATMIMETINNMLVEMYATFAHAEMQKREKRQKEGIQAKKERGDWQDYGRPKAIDYSIFEKEYSKVVSGELKPFECMRKLGMTKPTFYRYKKQYEYKSSI; from the coding sequence ATGGCAAATGTATATGGTTATCACAGAACGTCTACAACAGACCAACATCTTGATAGAGGCATAACAGCAATAAACGATTATTGCAAAGCTAATAACATAACACTAACTGAAATGTTTACAGACCAACAGACAGGAAAGAACTTTAATAGACCAGATTACCAAGCAATGAAAAGGATTGCAAAGAACAAAGGAGATATTATAATTCTCTCTGAACTTGATAGACTTGGCAGAAACAAAGAGGATACTTTAAAGGAACTTCAACATTACAAATCATTAGGTGTAAGAGTAATGATAATAGAAATACCCACTACTCTTATTGATTACTCAAAGATGGATAATTCCATGGCAACGATGATAATGGAAACTATAAACAATATGCTTGTTGAAATGTATGCAACATTTGCCCATGCTGAAATGCAGAAGCGTGAGAAACGGCAAAAAGAAGGTATACAAGCTAAAAAAGAACGTGGGGATTGGCAAGACTATGGCAGGCCAAAAGCAATTGATTATAGTATATTTGAGAAGGAATATAGCAAGGTAGTCTCTGGAGAATTAAAACCATTTGAGTGCATGAGAAAACTTGGAATGACTAAGCCGACATTCTATAGATATAAGAAACAATATGAATACAAGTCAAGTATATAG
- a CDS encoding matrixin family metalloprotease, which produces MKKRSRKIISFAVVLAIILSTTGNTFAYMRLGKGKISGGAKGILYYIDSSASEYSDSINYGIQYWNNKVSTVSVARTDEKSSSRCDVYWGSYFPSPTGVIAQTYLKLNNQDAPSYDTDWYWCEIKLNSQVFKYYDDKTQTGLSYFDRIGTVCHEYGHFLGLWHVSDKTAIMSQLGDGRTAGSPSADDIAGIKAIYGA; this is translated from the coding sequence ATGAAGAAACGAAGCAGGAAAATAATTTCTTTTGCAGTAGTATTGGCAATTATATTATCTACAACAGGTAATACATTCGCATATATGCGATTGGGTAAAGGTAAAATAAGTGGCGGAGCGAAAGGCATTTTATATTACATAGATAGCTCTGCAAGTGAATATTCAGATTCAATTAATTATGGTATTCAGTATTGGAATAACAAGGTAAGCACCGTATCAGTGGCAAGGACTGACGAAAAATCTTCTTCAAGATGTGATGTTTATTGGGGGAGCTATTTTCCTTCACCCACGGGTGTTATTGCACAAACCTATTTGAAATTAAATAATCAAGATGCACCCAGTTATGATACTGACTGGTACTGGTGTGAAATTAAACTAAATAGTCAGGTTTTTAAATACTATGATGATAAAACGCAGACTGGTTTGTCCTATTTCGATAGAATAGGCACTGTGTGTCACGAGTATGGTCACTTTTTAGGGCTTTGGCATGTTTCTGATAAAACTGCAATTATGTCTCAATTAGGGGATGGTCGTACGGCAGGGAGTCCATCCGCTGATGACATTGCAGGAATAAAAGCAATCTATGGGGCATAA